One region of Alosa alosa isolate M-15738 ecotype Scorff River chromosome 1, AALO_Geno_1.1, whole genome shotgun sequence genomic DNA includes:
- the uck2b gene encoding uridine-cytidine kinase 2-B, with amino-acid sequence MYTFFVQCRLIVNRIGKFKWGSVGDGTCFHFGTINRLHFLFVKPFASMAGDSETRLRSTENEQISKQPFLIGVSGGTASGKSSVCEKIMELLGQNKIDHHQRQVATLSQDSFYKELTPEQKAKAIKGQFNFDHPDAFDNELIKKTLHDIIQGKTVQIPVYDFITHSRKDEFVTLYPADVVLFEGILIFYSQEIRDLFQMKLFVDTDADTRLSRRVLRDIEERGRDLEQVLTQYITFVKPAFEEFCLPTKKYADVIIPRGADNLVAINLIVQHIQDIMNGGFSKRQSGCMNGHVTPRKRRTSESSRPH; translated from the exons ATGTATACATTTTTTGTTCAGTGTAGGCTCATTGTTAACCGAATCGGAAAGTTTAAATGGGGGTCCGTGGGGGATGGTACATGTTTCCACTTCGGAACTATTAACAGGTTGCACTTCTTATTTGTTAAGCCTTTTGCGAGCATGGCTGGGGACAGTGAGACACGGCTCCGATCCACTGAAAATGAACAGATAAGCAAACAACCTTTTCTTATCGGCGTATCTGGAGGAACAGCTAGTGGCAAG TCCTCAGTATGTGAGAAGATTATGGAGCTGCTGGGGCAGAATAAGATTGACCATCACCAACGCCAGGTGGCCACCCTCAGCCAGGACAGCTTCTACAAAGAGCTCACCCCTGAACAAAAAGCCAAAGCAATCAAAGGCCAATTCAACTTTGACCACCCAG ATGCTTTTGACAATGAACTCATCAAGAAGACACTACATGACATCATTCAGGGAAAGACCGTTCAGATTCCAGTATATGACTTTATCACCCATTCCAG AAAGGATGAGTTTGTGACCCTGTACCCAGCTGATGTAGTGCTGTTCGAGGGCATCCTTATATTTTACTCCCAGGAGATCAGAGACCTCTTTCAGATGAAGCTTTTTGtggacacagatgcagacacTCGTCTCTCTCGAAGAG TTTTAAGGGACATTGAAGAACGTGGCAGAGACCTAGAACAGGTGTTGACCCAGTATATAACTTTTGTGAAGCCAGCTTTTGAGGAGTTCTGCCTGCCA ACAAAGAAATATGCAGATGTCATCATTCCCCGCGGAGCAGACAATCTTG TGGCAATAAACTTGATCGTGCAGCACATACAGGACATTATGAATGGTGGATTCTCCAAACGACAGAGTGGTTGCATGAACGGTCATGTGACACCACGGAAACGGAGGACTTCAGAGTCCAGCAGGCCCCATTGA
- the aldh9a1b gene encoding 4-trimethylaminobutyraldehyde dehydrogenase B gives MPLVKFLVQRLRVPALWHEISRSASSGTMVIKDPLNFWGAGRVKLHDAAHTEAVYEPATGRVLCQLEHCGPKEVNQAMLHAQTAFGVWSKMAGMERAKVMLEAARIIEIRREDIAEAEVVNNGKSITEARLDVDSARLCIEYYAGLATTLAGQHVQLPGGSFAYTRREPLGVCVGIGAWNYPFQIAAWKSAPALACGNSMVFKPSPVTPVTAVLLAEIYAQAGAPSGLYNIVQGGQETGMLLCHHPSVAKVSFTGSVPTGKKIMEMAASGVKPVTLELGGKSPLIIFEDSDLENAVKGALMANFLSQGQVCSNGTRVFVQRQILPQFLEEVVRRTKTIQTGDPLLEQTRMGALVNRPHLDKVLGFISRAKEEGARILCGGEPFIPADPKLKDGYYMSPCVIDNCTDDMTCVREEIFGPVMSVLPFDTEEEVLQRANDTTMGLAAGVFTKDVKRAHRVVENLQAGTCFINNYNITPVEVPFGGYKASGIGRENGQVTIEFYSQLKTVVVEMGDVDSLF, from the exons ATGCCACTCGTGAAGTTCTTGGTCCAGCGCCTCCGTGTGCCAGCTCTATGGCACGAGATCTCAAGAAGTGCCTCTTCAGGTACCATGGTTATCAAAGACCCTCTCAACTTTTGGGGTGCCGGTCGAGTGAAACTTCATGACGCAGCACATACAGAGGCTGTTTATGAACCTGCCACTG GACGGGTTCTATGCCAGCTGGAGCATTGTGGACCAAAGGAGGTGAACCAGGCAATGTTGCATGCACAGACAGCTTTTGGGGTTTGGAGTAAGATGGCAGGAATGGAGAGAGCCAAAGTGATGCTGGAAGCAGCCCGCATTATTGAG ATTCGAAGGGAAGATATTGCGGAGGCAGAAGTGGTGAACAATGGAAAATCCATCACAGAGGCCCGTCTGGATGTGGACTCAGCCCGTCTGTGTATCGAGTACTATGCTGGACTTGCCACCACTCTAGCAG GACAACATGTCCAGTTACCTGGTGGTTCATTCGCCTACACACGACGTGAgccccttggtgtgtgtgttggaatcGGTGCCTGGAATTACCCTTTTCAAATCGCAGCCTGGAAGTCAGCACCAGCCCTTGCTTGTG GAAACTCCATGGTGTTCAAGCCATCGCCAGTGACCCCTGTGACTGCAGTTCTTCTGGCTGAGATCTATGCCCAAGCTGGTGCCCCCAGCGGGTTATATAACATAGTGCAGGGTGGACAGGAAACGGGCATGCTGCTGTGCCATCATCCATCTGTGGCAAAGGTCTCTTTCACAGGGAGCGTCCCCACTGGCAAGAAG ATTATGGAGATGGCTGCCAGTGGGGTCAAGCCAGTGACACTAGAGCTTGGTGGGAAGTCTCCTCTCATCATCTTTGAGGACAGTGACTTGGAGAACGCCGTCAAAGGGGCACTTATGGCAAACTTTCTGTCTCAAGGCCAG GTTTGCAGTAATGGGACTCGAGTGTTTGTTCAGAGGCAGATTCTGCCTCAGTTTTTGGAGGAGGTGGTGCGAAGAACTAAAACCATCCAGACAGGAGACCCACTGCTGGAGCAGACACGCATGGGTGCTTTAGTAAACCGGCCACACCTGGACAAGGTGCTGGGATTTATCAGCCGGGCTAAAGAAGAG GGAGCCAGGATACTTTGTGGGGGAGAGCCCTTTATCCCTGCTGACCCAAAGCTCAAAGATGGTTACTACATGTCTCCATGTGTGATTG ATAACTGTACGGATGACATGACATGTGTACGGGAGGAGATTTTTGGGCCAGTGATGTCTGTATTGCCATTTGATACAGAAGAGGAAGTTCTGCAGAGAGCCAATGACACTACCATGGGCCTAGCAGCTGGAGTCTTCACCAA AGATGTGAAACGTGCGCACCGTGTGGTGGAGAACCTGCAGGCTGGTACCTGCTTCATTAACAACTACAACATCACTCCTGTGGAGGTGCCATTTGGAGGCTACAAAGCATCAG GTATCGGAAGAGAGAACGGACAAGTGACCATTGAATTCTACTCTCAGCTGAAGAcggtggtggtggagatggGGGATGTGGACAGTCTCTTTTAA
- the zte38 gene encoding zebrafish testis-expressed 38 isoform X1 → MTTVTKLPTKQDTAEWTGLFNNELKTQEQSLIFVKRMMALAVSSITYLRGVFPEDAYRSRYLEDLSIKVLRQDSSSVGACKIVRWMMGCFDALEKSYLQIVFIGVCPKTADVNHIIESYQFKFVYTEGGPQMDFIRNENVEMRVTMEDTKKASVLLIRKLFLLMQNLDVLPNDISLTMRLYYYDDVTPSDYEPPGFKEGVSDDLWFEGTAVHFRVGELQTPFHAMKVRVAAEQGRVKKLQEGNHLMENGKAPLTSDQEAAHIGCPADNLPSDEESVEQFKKPKKIPKKIQGNKRTKRTRKEL, encoded by the exons ATGACCACTGTTACTAAACTCCCAACTAAACAAGATACTGCCgag TGGACTGGGTTGTTCAACAACGAACTTAAAACGCAAGAACAGTCGCTTATTTTTGTGAAGCGAATGATGGCCCTTGCGGTGTCCTCCATTACCTACTTGCGTGGGGTTTTCCCAGAGGATGCCTACCGCTCACGATACTTGGAAG ACTTGAGCATTAAAGTTCTAAGACAAGATAGCTCCTCAGTAGGGGCCTGTAAAATTGTTAGGTG gatGATGGGGTGTTTTGATGCTTTGGAGAAATCATAT TTGCAAATTGTGTTCATTGGG GTTTGCCCAAAAACTGCAGATGTCAAT CACATCATTGAGTCCTACCAGTTTAAATTTGTATACACAGAGGGCGGGCCCCAAATGGACTTCATAAG AAACGAGAACGTCGAGATGAGGGTGACCATGGAGGACACGAAGAAGGCATCTGTGCTTCTCATCAGAAAGCTGTTCCTCCTCATGCAGAATCTGGATGTTCTCCCAAACGACATTTCTCTCACCATGAGACTCTACTACTATGATGATG TTACGCCATCAGACTATGAGCCGCCTGGGTTCAAGGAGGGCGTGAGTGATGACCTGTGGTTTGAGGGCACGGCGGTACACTTCAGAGTGGGTGAGCTTCAAACCCCATTCCACGCCATGAAGGTGCGCGTGGCAGCTGAACAAGGACGTGTCAAGAAGCTGCAGGAAGGCAACCATCTGATGGAGAATGGGAAGGCACCTCTCACCTCTGACCAAGAG GCTGCCCACATTGGATGTCCTGCTGACAACCTACCATCCGATGAAG AGTCTGTTGAGCAGTTCAAGAAACCCAAAAAGATTCCG AAGAAAATCCAGGGCAACAAACGGACCAAAAGAACAAGAAAAGAACTGTGA
- the prdx1 gene encoding peroxiredoxin-1 gives MAAGKAQIGKLAPEFIAKAVMPDGQFKDLKLSDYRGKYVVFFFYPLDFTFVCPTEIIAFSDAAEEFRKIDCEVIGASVDSHFCHLAWINTPRKQGGLGHMKIPLVADTLRSIATDYGVLKEDEGIAYRGLFIIDDKGILRQITINDLPVGRSIDETLRLVQAFQFTDKHGEVCPAGWKPGKDTIKPDVQKSKDFFSKQN, from the exons atggCTGCTGGCAAAGCTCAGATAGGGAAGCTGGCTCCAGAGTTTATAGCCAAGGCTGTGATGCCGGATGGCCAATTCAAGGATCTGAAGTTGTCTGACTACAGAG GCAAATATGTGGTTTTCTTCTTCTATCCACTGGATTTCACCTTTGTGTGTCCCACGGAAATCATTGCTTTCAGTGATGCAGCGGAAGAGTTTAGGAAGATTGATTGTGAGGTCATTGGCGCTTCTGTTGACTCTCATTTCTGCCATCTTGCCTG GATCAACACACCTCGGAAACAAGGTGGTCTTGGTCACATGAAGATTCCATTGGTAGCAGACACCCTTCGTTCCATTGCCACAGATTATGGTGTGCTGAAAGAGGATGAGGGCATTGCCTACAG AGGTCTCTTCATCATTGATGACAAGGGAATCCTGAGGCAGATCACAATTAATGACCTCCCAGTGGGCCGCTCAATTGACGAGACCTTGCGTCTGGTTCAGGCATTTCAGTTCACCGACAAACATGGAGAAG TTTGCCCAGCAGGTTGGAAACCAGGAAAAGACACCATCAAACCTGATGTCCAGAAGAGCAAAGACTTCTTCTCCAAACAGAACTGA
- the zte38 gene encoding zebrafish testis-expressed 38 isoform X2 encodes MTTVTKLPTKQDTAEWTGLFNNELKTQEQSLIFVKRMMALAVSSITYLRGVFPEDAYRSRYLEDLSIKVLRQDSSSVGACKIVRWMMGCFDALEKSYLQIVFIGVCPKTADVNHIIESYQFKFVYTEGGPQMDFIRNENVEMRVTMEDTKKASVLLIRKLFLLMQNLDVLPNDISLTMRLYYYDDVTPSDYEPPGFKEGVSDDLWFEGTAVHFRVGELQTPFHAMKVRVAAEQGRVKKLQEGNHLMENGKAPLTSDQEAAHIGCPADNLPSDEESVEQFKKPKKIPKIQGNKRTKRTRKEL; translated from the exons ATGACCACTGTTACTAAACTCCCAACTAAACAAGATACTGCCgag TGGACTGGGTTGTTCAACAACGAACTTAAAACGCAAGAACAGTCGCTTATTTTTGTGAAGCGAATGATGGCCCTTGCGGTGTCCTCCATTACCTACTTGCGTGGGGTTTTCCCAGAGGATGCCTACCGCTCACGATACTTGGAAG ACTTGAGCATTAAAGTTCTAAGACAAGATAGCTCCTCAGTAGGGGCCTGTAAAATTGTTAGGTG gatGATGGGGTGTTTTGATGCTTTGGAGAAATCATAT TTGCAAATTGTGTTCATTGGG GTTTGCCCAAAAACTGCAGATGTCAAT CACATCATTGAGTCCTACCAGTTTAAATTTGTATACACAGAGGGCGGGCCCCAAATGGACTTCATAAG AAACGAGAACGTCGAGATGAGGGTGACCATGGAGGACACGAAGAAGGCATCTGTGCTTCTCATCAGAAAGCTGTTCCTCCTCATGCAGAATCTGGATGTTCTCCCAAACGACATTTCTCTCACCATGAGACTCTACTACTATGATGATG TTACGCCATCAGACTATGAGCCGCCTGGGTTCAAGGAGGGCGTGAGTGATGACCTGTGGTTTGAGGGCACGGCGGTACACTTCAGAGTGGGTGAGCTTCAAACCCCATTCCACGCCATGAAGGTGCGCGTGGCAGCTGAACAAGGACGTGTCAAGAAGCTGCAGGAAGGCAACCATCTGATGGAGAATGGGAAGGCACCTCTCACCTCTGACCAAGAG GCTGCCCACATTGGATGTCCTGCTGACAACCTACCATCCGATGAAG AGTCTGTTGAGCAGTTCAAGAAACCCAAAAAGATTCCG AAAATCCAGGGCAACAAACGGACCAAAAGAACAAGAAAAGAACTGTGA
- the czib gene encoding CXXC motif containing zinc binding protein, whose product MVKFGLQFKATLENVTNVRPVGDDFRWFLKLKCGNCGEVPDKWQYVNLMESTPLKGGRGSASMVQKCKLCSRENSIDILKDTITPYNAEDNETFKTMVQFECRGLEPVDFQPQAGFAAEGAESGTPFPEVNLLEKDWTDYDEKVKESVGIYEVTHKFVKC is encoded by the exons ATGGTG AAATTTGGACTGCAATTCAAAGCCACTTTAGAAAATGTCACAAATGTACGACCTGTGGGGGACGACTTCAGGTGGTTTTTAAAG CTTAAGTGTGGAAATTGCGGGGAGGTCCCAGACAAATGGCAGTATGTGAACCTCATG GAAAGTACACCACTCAAAGGTGGACGAGGAAGTGCAAGTATGGTCCAGAAATGCAAGCTTTGTTCACGAGAAAACTCAATTG ATATCCTGAAAGACACAATTACACCATATAAT GCAGAGGACAATGAAACGTTCAAAACCATGGTGCAGTTTGAATGTCGAGGATTGGAGCCAGTGGACTTCCAGCCACAG GCTGGTTTTGCAGCAGAGGGAGCAGAGTCAGGGACACCATTCCCAGAGGTCAACCTCCTGGAGAAA GATTGGACAGACTATGATGAGAAGGTCAAGGAATCAGTTGGCATCTATGAGGTCACACACAAGTTTGTGAAGTGCTGA